From the Pirellulales bacterium genome, the window AAGGGCGATCGGATTCTCGTGGCCAAGTTTCCCTATGAGTTCAGCGGCCCCAATCGCTGGGACATCGCCGTGTTCAAGAATCCCGGCAGGGCCAAAGAGAACTATATCAAGCGGGTGGTCGGGCTGCCCAACGAGTCGGTCGTCATCTGCCACGGCGACGTGCTGACGGCCGGGAATCCCGCGGCCCAGGACCGGCTGCAAGGGGTGATCGACGATCTTCCCTCCGAGCTGAACGCCGAAGTTGTGGGCTTCTTGCAGCGGGAGAGCGTGTTGGAGATCGAGCGAAAACCGCCCGCCAAGGTCGAGGCCATGCTGCAGGTCGTCCACGATAACAATTATCTGTCGCCCCGCTTGCCCGCGCGTTGGTATCCCGTTGAGACGAACGCCGACCACTGGGAGCGAATCGACGACGCCAAAGGTTTTCGCTACGACGGCACGGGCGAGGGCGAAGCGCTGGCCGTGTATCAGCACCTCGTCGCCTCGCCGCAGGACTGGCGCGCTCTGGAGCAAAATCCGCGCATGACGGCCGAAGAGCTGCGGATTCAGCCGCAGCTTATCTCCGATTTCTACGCCTACAACACCGGGGTCTCCGACAACGATTTCTCCGGGTCCGACACGCGCGGCTCGCGGTGGGTCGGCGATCTGGCCGTCGAATGCCGCGTGGCGGTCGAAGGCGAGCGGGGCGATCTGCTGTTCGTGCTCGTGGAAGGCGGTTACTTCTTCCGCTGCCGCATCGACGTGGCCAGCGGCGCGGCCCAACTTTCGATTTCCAGCGACGCCCGCTTCGACGAGCAGGCTGCGGCGCCGCTCGCGGCGCAGACGGCAACGACGGCCATCCGCGGCCGCGGAACGCACCGCGTTCGTTTTGCGAACGTCGACGACCAGCTCCATCTGTGGGTCGATGGCGCGGTGGTCGCCTCGCTCCCCTTCCGGCCCTTGGAGAACGGCCTGCCGACCGAGGACGACCTGAACCCGGTGCAAATCGGCTGCCTCGGGGTGGCCGCCGAATTTCGCGACCTGCGCGTGCTGCGTGACATCTACTACGTGGCGAACAGCATCGGGGTATACGAGGACGAGGGGCACGGCCATGAGATACCGCTGCCGCCGGACCAGTGGCCGCCGTTGAACCAGTTGCGGGCGCTCTATTTCCCGCTCTCCGCCGACCGCTTTCTGGTGCTGGGCGATAACAGCCCGCGCAGTGCCGACAGCCGCTTATGGGACGGCCGCGACGAGGAAGGCAGGACTGAATACTACGTCAAGCGCGATTTGCTGGTCGGCAAGGCGCTTTACATTTACTGGCCGCACGCGCTGCCGTTGCCGGGCTTTCCGAATAGCTGGTTTCCGTTCATTCCCAACGTGCCCCGGATGGGCTTTGTGCGTTAAAAAGGGAGGATGGCCTTCCTAGGCCGTCCCGTTGATCGTGGGACGGCCTAGGAACGCCATCCTCCGTGTTACCGTCAAGGAGGACCGATGGAGAACGTCGTCATTTCGGTTCACGGCCTGGTGAAAATCTACGGCCGCCGGCGCGTCGTGGACGGGGTCGATTTCGACGTCCGCCACGGCGAGATCGTCGGGCTGCTCGGCCCCAACGGCGCCGGCAAGACCACCAGCTTTCGCATGGCCTGCGGCATGACCGAGCCCAACGCCGGCAAGGTGATCCTCAACGGTCTCGACGTCACGGGCTGGCCCATGTATCGCCGCGCCCGCGAGGGCGGCATGGGCTATCTGGCCCAGGAGTCGAGCGTGTTTCGCAAGCTGTCGGTTGAGAACAACTTGCTGGGCATGATGGAGATGCTGGGCTTCGACCGCAAGCGCCGCCGCAACCGTTGCGAGGATCTGCTGGAAAAGTTCGATATCGCCCGGTTGCGAAAGTCGCTGGCCATGTCGCTTTCGGGCGGCGAGCGGCGGCGGTTGGAGATCGCCCGCTGCCTGGTCTCCGACCCGCGGCTGATTTTGCTCGACGAGCCGTTCACCGGCATCGACCCGGTGACGATCGCCAGCATCCAGCAGATCATTCGCTCGCTGCGCGATTCGGGCATCTCGATCTTGATCACCGACCACCAGGTGCGCGAGACGTTGCAGATCACCGACCGCAGCTACGTCATCCGCGGCGGCCGGGTGCTTTGTCATGGCCGGCCGAAGGAAGTGCTCTCGAACCCGGAGGCACGCAAGTATTACTTCGGCGAAGGGATGGACATGCCCGACCGCGACAGCCACGATCGCCCGCATGCGGCGTAGTAAGGGAGGGTTAATTTCAGCAGGCGACTGCCCCGGAAGCTTGTTATAATTGAAGGATGCCCGACAAGTGGCGGGAATTGCTCTGGGAACGAGTGAGGTTGTACGTGAGTTAGCGGAAATGCTTTGCGCGGCCCAGACGGGCCGCGTCGAAATGTTTCCGTTTCCGTCACTGACCGGTCCTGACGATGCCCCGTGGCAAGGTATTCGCCGCGCAATGCAAAATGCCGATGCGATCCATTTCAGCCTCAAGGGATTGGCGAGAGACGATTTCCAAAGATGGCTCAAGAGCGGCTATCTCCGCTACGACCCCGGGCTGAACGAGTTTGGCTGGACGAACCGCGAGCTTTACGAAGTACTCACGTCCGAACATCTACTCGCGAAGACGACGTTTTATGGCGAGTCAGGAGAGATCATCGATGAGCCTACCGACTGGCTGGATTTGTCCTAATGGCGATCAAGAACTGACTGAATTGAGGGGCCTCCGTGCCGACGTACTTCGCTACTTCGCCACGCCACATCGGATGCTCGTCATTCGCGTAAAAGAGGTTGCCGGGAGCACCGAGCCACGATTCATTCTATGCACGGGCGTTTTGCGAATGGAGGTGCCGCCGAGTTGGTTGGTCGAGCGATTGCACTGTTCCAGGGTCGATGAAAATACTCTGCTGCTTGAAGATAGGCAACCATCAATGAGGGTCCAATGCTACGCTCTCAGAGTGTTCAGCGATGCCGAGTTCAAGCGATGGCTGGGTCCCGATTTTGCGCTGGTCGATCCCTCCGCTGAGGAATTTCATTCGGTTCCGCAACCCTCGGTCGCGACCTGATTCCGTCGACCGCAGCATGTTGCCTTTGAACGCGCGCTCGCTTCCTCCGCTCGACGACCAGGCTTGCTCGAACGCGAGCATGCTCTTAAACCCCTGCTCCCCTGACAATGCCGAGGGATGGGCACGTGGTCGATCAGCGCTGTAGATGGCGTCCCATTCGCCGGTGTTCCATGCGTACGACCACACATGATATTTCTCTTCGGCCCTATTCCTTGGCGGCCGCTTGGCGAGGCGCTGCTGGCGGCGCTCGATCGTGTCGCCAGCCGCATTGGCGCCGAAGCGATCAGCATCGGTGACGAGCGCGAAGGCGCAAACGTGCTCGCCGGAGCGACGATCCAGCAGATCCAGGTATGCCTGCCGCGCCTCGTCGCGGATGATCGAGCGAAAGTCGGCAAACGTCTCCAAGGTCATCGCTCGTTAGCTTGTGTGGGAGAGCGGCCGGTCGCGAAATTCATTCGGGTCATCGTTCATGTCAGTTCGCAACCTTGGCCATTGTTTTAGTATATCTTCATTGTCCGTCGGGCGTCAGATTGGTGCCAAGTCTGCCGAAAGCCACCAGCGTCCGCGCGGCAAGCTTCGGCGAAGGCATGGACATGCCCGACCGCGACAGCCAAGATCGCCCGCATGCGGCGTAGTAAGGCGTCAGGCATCAGGGGCCGGGCGTCAGGGGGCTCGGGGTTCGGGGTTCAGGAAATTGCAAATTGCGAATTGCGAATTGAAAATTGCCCAACGCCCAACGCCTGACGCCTTTCCAACGGTGGGACGGCGCTCGCCAGCTCGCTGGTGCCCATCTACGGCCTTCCTGAACCCTGAACCCTGAACCCCCTACGGCTTCGTCACGCGCAATGCAAATCGCAACGTCGGCAACTCGACCGACTGCTCGCCAAGTTGCAAATGCGGCTTGATCTGTACGATGCGGCGAATTGGGCTGGCCGTCGCGCCTTCGCCGGCTTGGAGCTTCAGCTCAAAACGTTCGACGCCGGGAGCAATCGTCGTAGACTCCGCGGCGACGCCTTTGGGCAATCCTGTCAACGTCAACTCGATGGCGGTCGCCGCCGAAACGTTGCGGACCACGCTGAACTCCACCTTGGCCGCACCGCCCTGCGGCAGGTTGATCTGCTGCGAGGCCAACTCGACCGTGGCCAGGGGCAACACGTTCAGGTCGAGCGGGAAGGTGGCCACTACGGGTTCCTTTTTGCCGGCCAGGGGCATCGTGGCCTGCACGAGTACGCGGTGCGGGCCGGGCGTCAGTTCTGTGCCGGCCGTCAATTCGATTTCGGCGGCGTTTTGTTCGGCGGCGATCTCACCGTTGGCGGACGCCAACCCGCTTGGCAGGTTGACCAGGCTGAGCTGAATCTTGCCCACGTAGCCCTCGCGTCGCTCGGCGGCGACCCGCAGCTTGACCTTGCCGCCCGGCACCAACCGATCGGCCAGCGAGGCCTGAATCGCCAATTCGGCCCCTTGCCGGCTGACGCCGACGGCCACGTCCGAGAGACGGGTTTCCAGCGCGCCATTGACCGGCAACGACGACCAAACGACCGGTTGCGTCGCCAGCCGCTTCATCGCCGGCACATCGGCCTGCGCAGCCGTGCTGCCGACGATGCGGACCAGCGAGGCACTGCTGACAGCCGCGAAATCGGCCGCCAGGTTGATGGTGGCCTCGTTCTGGCCGGCGGCGATGGTCGCCGCGCTTGCCCGCACGCCTTCGGGCAGACCTTCGACGCTGATCTCGATCGGGCCGATGTATCCGTTGCGAAACGCCCGGACCACGAGACTGCCGGTGCCGCCCCGGTCGAGGCTCAGCGAGCCGCTGCCGATGCCCGCGTATGTGGCTTGGACGGGACCATTGCGGCGTCCGGCGGGCGGAGCAGCATTGGCGATGGCCGGCTGAACGACCAGCTCGAAGTCGGCGGCCGCCGGGCTCAGTTCCAGACGATAGGCGTACTCCGGCCCGCCGTTGCCATAGCGGTCTTCGATCGCGAGGTAATAGTCTCCCTCCACTGTGGCCGTAAACTCACCCAGCGGGTCGTCGATGGGCGGCGTGGCGATGGCCCGCACGACCGGCGGTTCGCGGGGCACCGGCTGGCGGTCGTCGAGCGAAAGCAGCTCCTTGCCGCCGGCCTCACTCACGGTGACGAGGGCGTCGAGGGGACTGCCGAGCTGCTGGGCAGCCACGCGCAAGGCCAGCTTGCCGCCCGCCGCGAGGTGAAAACGAAACACATCACGATCGCCCGGCCGGTCGACGCGGCCATTGACGGTGACGGGCCAATTTACCGGCGCCGCCTGCGGTGGCTCGTCGTTCGGTTCGTTCTCCAGCACCTCCGGCGCGTCGCCGACGGTGAAAAACGCCGGAGCGGCAAGCACGTCGTCGCCGAACGGGAATTGCCAGCGCATAAGTTGCCACGACGGGTCGCCCGTCAAATCGACGGTGTGAATGAACGGCTGGTCGAGCGTGCCGCCGCTGAAGGTGACGGGCACCTTCGACCCGCGCTGGCCGCCCAGGGGATACATGGCGGTGGCGAAGGCGATCGGCCCGATCCGCAACTGGTAGGTGGCGAAGTCGGCGCCGGCGTAGGTGAGGTCGCGGAGACGAAGACAGTAGCTGCCCGACTCAGGGAATGTGTAGACCAGGCGGTTGTCGGGGGCGATGTCACGCGGTGCGGCCGACTGCTGCGCCAGCTCGCGTCCGGCGGAGTCGAAGAGCGTGAGCACCGGCCGCAACGGCGAACCGAGCCGCTGGGCGAGCACGTCGAACACGACTCGCTGGCCGGCCGCCGCGTCGAAGCGAAACCAATCATGGTCGGCCGCCGCGAGCACGCCGGATACCCCGCAAGGCCAACGCACGGGCGTGGCCTCCGACAGGCTGTTGTTGTCTTCGTGCTCCTCGGTCTGGGGCCAGGGGTCGATGCGCACCAACTTGGGATTCGACAGGCCGTGCTTGGCCAGAAAGTAGCAGGCGAAAACACCGGGCGGAGCGTCGGCGGCCACTTCCACGGCCACACGCGCTTGCTTGGCCTCGACGGCGAGAACTTTGGCCAGCTTCACTCCCGGCGGCCCGACAATGCGGTCAAGGTCTTCCAGACGCTCGCCCATGACGGTCACTTCCACGGTTTGTCCGCGGGCCAAGCCGGTCGGCTGCAAATGATGGATGGCGGGCATATCGTCGCGCAGCCGCTGGGCGACCATCTGGGCCCGCGCCGGCGATGCCGCCAGAAGCACCGCGAGAAAGAACGTCCGCCATGCCATGCGAAATTCCTAGCGACGCGCTGAAAGAATTGCGATACCGTGCCGAAACTATACCCCTACTTCGCCGCGGGGGTTTCAGTATTGTACCGTCGCCCGCGCCCTTCCGCTTGCGGAGCAAGCGGGCCACGTAGCCCGCTCGCTCCGCGAGCGGAACGGCTTTGCACCACCTGCTCAACGTTTTCCGTTCACGAGAGCGTTCCATGGCGTCGGCGCCCTTCCGCTTGCGGAGCAAGCGGGCCACTTGGCGCATAAAAAAGCCCTTCGCAGGCGGGGCAGGTACCTGGAAGGGCCGGTAGCCGGAGTTGCCTCCAGCCGCCGCGTAGCATTTTGAGAGCCATCCCGGTGCTTGTCAAGTGGTGAAAAAACAAAAACATCCGTTTCGGCCAAGCCGCGGCGCATGACCACCGCGCAGCAAAAAAGACGTGGCCGCTGCTGGCTTTTTTTGACAAGTTGCTGACTTGTCGCCAATTTGCTGACCTGCAAACTTTCGCTTGCATTTTTCAGCTCACGGTCACGTCTTACGGTAACGGACTTTTGGGCGATTCGTTTCCTTTCGGATTTGAAATCACCCCGCTGAGTTGGAAAGCCTTTCGGTTTTCGGTTCAGCTTAGGTCCGTTACTTAATTGAATAGTAGGCCTGTCCAGTGACCGAGAATAGCTGGACACATGTC encodes:
- a CDS encoding DUF4303 domain-containing protein, with amino-acid sequence MTLETFADFRSIIRDEARQAYLDLLDRRSGEHVCAFALVTDADRFGANAAGDTIERRQQRLAKRPPRNRAEEKYHVWSYAWNTGEWDAIYSADRPRAHPSALSGEQGFKSMLAFEQAWSSSGGSERAFKGNMLRSTESGRDRGLRNRMKFLSGGIDQRKIGTQPSLELGIAEHSESVALDPH
- the lepB gene encoding signal peptidase I, with protein sequence MAKKKPDPSRKPDPKPADDKAKATPRDSLRETVESIVIAFVLAFLFRTFEAEAFVIPTGSMAPTLMGRHKDLACSNCGYHYRVSASDEERRGGGDWASSLERQRHEVRACTCPICRYEMRFGRGDPDESVPHRSYKGDRILVAKFPYEFSGPNRWDIAVFKNPGRAKENYIKRVVGLPNESVVICHGDVLTAGNPAAQDRLQGVIDDLPSELNAEVVGFLQRESVLEIERKPPAKVEAMLQVVHDNNYLSPRLPARWYPVETNADHWERIDDAKGFRYDGTGEGEALAVYQHLVASPQDWRALEQNPRMTAEELRIQPQLISDFYAYNTGVSDNDFSGSDTRGSRWVGDLAVECRVAVEGERGDLLFVLVEGGYFFRCRIDVASGAAQLSISSDARFDEQAAAPLAAQTATTAIRGRGTHRVRFANVDDQLHLWVDGAVVASLPFRPLENGLPTEDDLNPVQIGCLGVAAEFRDLRVLRDIYYVANSIGVYEDEGHGHEIPLPPDQWPPLNQLRALYFPLSADRFLVLGDNSPRSADSRLWDGRDEEGRTEYYVKRDLLVGKALYIYWPHALPLPGFPNSWFPFIPNVPRMGFVR
- a CDS encoding PPC domain-containing protein, with product MAWRTFFLAVLLAASPARAQMVAQRLRDDMPAIHHLQPTGLARGQTVEVTVMGERLEDLDRIVGPPGVKLAKVLAVEAKQARVAVEVAADAPPGVFACYFLAKHGLSNPKLVRIDPWPQTEEHEDNNSLSEATPVRWPCGVSGVLAAADHDWFRFDAAAGQRVVFDVLAQRLGSPLRPVLTLFDSAGRELAQQSAAPRDIAPDNRLVYTFPESGSYCLRLRDLTYAGADFATYQLRIGPIAFATAMYPLGGQRGSKVPVTFSGGTLDQPFIHTVDLTGDPSWQLMRWQFPFGDDVLAAPAFFTVGDAPEVLENEPNDEPPQAAPVNWPVTVNGRVDRPGDRDVFRFHLAAGGKLALRVAAQQLGSPLDALVTVSEAGGKELLSLDDRQPVPREPPVVRAIATPPIDDPLGEFTATVEGDYYLAIEDRYGNGGPEYAYRLELSPAAADFELVVQPAIANAAPPAGRRNGPVQATYAGIGSGSLSLDRGGTGSLVVRAFRNGYIGPIEISVEGLPEGVRASAATIAAGQNEATINLAADFAAVSSASLVRIVGSTAAQADVPAMKRLATQPVVWSSLPVNGALETRLSDVAVGVSRQGAELAIQASLADRLVPGGKVKLRVAAERREGYVGKIQLSLVNLPSGLASANGEIAAEQNAAEIELTAGTELTPGPHRVLVQATMPLAGKKEPVVATFPLDLNVLPLATVELASQQINLPQGGAAKVEFSVVRNVSAATAIELTLTGLPKGVAAESTTIAPGVERFELKLQAGEGATASPIRRIVQIKPHLQLGEQSVELPTLRFALRVTKP
- the lptB gene encoding LPS export ABC transporter ATP-binding protein, whose product is MENVVISVHGLVKIYGRRRVVDGVDFDVRHGEIVGLLGPNGAGKTTSFRMACGMTEPNAGKVILNGLDVTGWPMYRRAREGGMGYLAQESSVFRKLSVENNLLGMMEMLGFDRKRRRNRCEDLLEKFDIARLRKSLAMSLSGGERRRLEIARCLVSDPRLILLDEPFTGIDPVTIASIQQIIRSLRDSGISILITDHQVRETLQITDRSYVIRGGRVLCHGRPKEVLSNPEARKYYFGEGMDMPDRDSHDRPHAA